The window GGTATTATTGCTAATTTCTAAACTAGAATTTTCTTCTGGCTGAAGGTCAAAACTGAAAATACTGTAAAGATAATTTTGTAATTTGGCTGCCAGGTATTGATTGCGCTTTACAGGAGAGATTTGTTTTAAATATTCTTGAAGATGAGACGCAATGGTTACAGGTTCGCGATCGCGATAAGTGATCGTTAAATCTGCTGTAATTTGCAGATTTTCGACGATATCTTCAAACTTTTGCGTAAAATTTTCCTGATAAATTACCAAATCGTCTGGTTTGGTAGGTTTGCTCATTGAAATTGTCATTTTAAAACTAACACTGTTTTATATGCCTAATGTGAATTACAAATCATAGTGATTCATTTTTAGCTATAAGCTATGAGCTTTATTTATGTAGCATCTAAACCATTGCCTGCAAATTCCTGGAAGCTTTGGCAGTGCTGCTATCAATCAACTCCGCCTCAGTAGCGCCAAAAATAGTGTTAATCGCTTCTTTTGGGGAACAAAGCAAATTCTTAGCTACTTGTAGTTTACAAAGTGCTTCGTTATCGAAAGGATGATGATACTCAACGTAGTAGCTCAAGCGATTAATCAGACCAATGCCCGCAAATTGAACTATTCTTCTAATGTAATCGGGGCGATACTCGATAATTTTAGGAAAAGTAGCCAGGTATCCTTGCAGTAATGCTCTCAGACTCGGGATGATCTTTTCTAAGGGACAGGTAGCTAGACTAAGAGTAGTATGAAGATCGAGGTTAGAATCGGCAACTAAAGTATTGAGCCATTCTCCTAAATATTGGGATACCAGCATTCCTAAATCCACAGCGGGATCTGCCCAGTAGATAAGTTCCCAATCGATTATTTTTACCTGTTCTGGTTTGATTTGAACTAATTCTCGATCGAGATTGAGATTGGCCTTAATAATAAAGTTATCTAAAGTAAGGTCATTATGAGTTACACAAGCTGATTGTATATTGTCATATAGTTCGACGATCGCTTGCTGAAGACTGGGAAACTTTTGATATAACTTATAAAACTCAAGTCCGTCAGGACAAACTTTGCTAAAAAGATCAGGAGTGACAGTATTTAATTCACGAATAAAGCCAGGGGGTCTAATTGGTCGATCTAATTTGAAGTATTGGCTTAAGAATTTTCGGATCTGCGGCTGTTGATAGGTAGCGCGATGAACTTGAGCTAGATTAATACCTATAGTTTGGGCGATTTGGGGATGATAGCTCTGACAAGTTCGATAATAACTATCAAGGGCAATATAGTCATCGTAAAAAACTGACACCAGAATCGAGTTATCTCGGTCAAACAAGACTACCTCAGAAATTAGTGGTTGAATGGTCGCTAAATTACTAAATTTATTGATTAGTTCTTGAACTAACCATTCGGTAATCAAGTGTCCAGATGTTTTCCCTTCGCGATCGACGCGATTTTGTTTAACTAAAAAGCTGGCGCGATCGCAATTAGTGCAATCCGAGGAGTCAGGAGAATCATCCTGTGCAGTTCTGACAACTAAATTGAAGTTTTTGCTTTCTTTACAAATTATGGGAACAGTAGGCTGAAAGTCTGGAGGACAAACATTTTTCTGCTTCAGGAAATCTACCACATTGTTCGCACTTAAAATAAATCCCATAATAAATTTTTTTTAATAAGTAAGGTAGCTCTGACACGCCGTCAATAACTCTAAGGTTAAGTCAGTTGACGAGGTATCTTTTAAGCTACCCAATTTAAACTGTGCTTGATTTTTTGCAAGAAGACAAAAATTTAAGCGATAGTTTCGCAAAGTCGTTAGATATATCCCAACGTTAGAGTTACGATTTTATCGATAACTCGTTCTAGATTAACAGTGGTATCTGCTTCCACATCCACATCCATATCCACCTTTGCCTTTGCCTTTGCCTTTGCCTTTGCCTTTTCCTTTTCCTTTTCCGCCGTAACCACCGCCACCAGAAAGGCTTAATTCTTCTTCAGAAAGAACTCGAAGGTTACCCATAACGCTCTCAGAACCAGATAATAAATCAGCGCCTAGAGGTTGTAGATCGTTAATATTGATTCCCATTTTTTTTACCTTTATTAATTTGATAATTTTGCTGTGAGTTAATTCCCAAGAAGTAGATGCTGTACATAACTCTTGAGATATTAAATTGAGGAAGAATAAATTCTCACCTATCTTTGTATCGCAAAATTTTAGTCGAAATTCAGGTAAACAGTAAATAAAAAGACATAAACTACAGCAAACACAAAATTATGTCCTATCTATACTCAAGCATTTAACTTAACTATTTAATTGCAGCGCATTAAGTTTAACCACAGCTTCATGATTCTTTAATAACAACATTGTAAAAAATTTGGGTATGATTCATTAAAGTAAAAATACCTACATAAATTATTTGCTCTTCAAAACCGATGGCGAAAATCAAATCAAATAAACTATTTAAATTAATATTAAAGTTGTCTTTTCGGCGACTTAATTGTCTTCTTTTTGTCTGTTTACTAGTTAATAGAACTTAGTAATAGCCTAGATCGAATGTTATAAGTAAAACCAAGAACCTAAATCATTTTTTATGGAGGGTAATGACTGTAAACGATCAAGCTCAAGACTTAACCAGTATCTTAACTGAGATACTTGCCGAAAAGTCGACTAAAAACTTAGACCACAGACATCGTCGTCGCTTAGAAATAATTCTGCGGAGTCATTTAGGTCAATCCCAAGTAGAGATTTGTTCGGCTTTAGGTTGTTCCAAAGATATGGCTCGCTATTGGATGGCGATCGCCAAAAAACCGCAAAGCGATTCTTGGCAAGATACCTGTGTTGGTAGACCCAAAAGGGTTAACGATGAATATCTCCAGCGTCTTCAGGAGTTAGTAACCAGTAGTCCAAAAGATCACGGTTACGCTTTCAAACGTTGGACAGCCAAATGTTTGAGTCAGCACTTAAGCACAGAATTAGGTATTGAAATTAGCGATCGCCATGTTAATCGGTTACTCAAGCAAATGGGTCTATCGACCAAAAATTCTCAGCACCCTGCAAGTTCCGATGAATCTTCCTCTAGCAACTCAAAACCAGGACGAATTACGATCCAAGACCTCAATCCAGCTGCCTATTCTCAATTAAATGATTCACTATGGTGGTTTCAAAACCAGATTTAGACCCAAAATTTATTCAGCAGTCTTTAAATCATCTTTTATCAGAATCTCAACTTCAGCAATTTTTATCACAATTAGAAATCATTGAGCCAAATCCAGGAGAACTGTTTTGGCATTTTGACCGCATAGAAGCCGGAATTTACCTAATTTTGACGGGTAAAGCCAGATTAATCGATCATGAAGATAATTTGATTGCTTCGATATCCCAAGGTTGGCTAGGACAAATCGACTTGTTTGTTGAATCTGGTTGGCAACCGTACAGTCTCAGAGCTTCTTTAGGCTTAACGCTAGCTTATTTAGATACTAAATCAGCAAAATTTTGGCTAGAGACTCATCCCCAGCTACAGGAACATATTTATCGCCAGGGAGAAAAATGGGACTTACTGATGTTGTGTCATCAAGTCAGTGGCTCAAAGTCCGTTGAAGATCTCTTGCCAATCTTGCCGTTATTAGCAACAGAGCAACTAGAGCCAGGCATTTTATCACCTCACTTGGCTGAAAAGAAGCACTTGTGGCTCCTGCGTCAGGGGGAAATGGTTCACGGTTCGGGTCTAAAGTTAGCCCCAGGTCAACTTTACGATAGAGAATTCTTACCAACCGAGGGAGAATGGCTAATTACCAAACCCACTCAGCTATATCTTCTGGAAGATAATCTTCCCGAAACAATCAAAGCCAAATCCTCAATCAAAACGCAAAACACTGGTTCGGCACTTAAAATTGCCCCTCTTCAGACAGTAATTCCTGAAGCACAAGCTGCTCCAGAGACTCAATCGCTGCCCTATTTCCCTAGTCCCACAGTAAAAATTGCTCATTGGTGGCAACAATCCTCAAGACGTTATCCTTTTCTTAAACAACACAGTAATTCCGATTGTGGAGTGACTTGTTTGGTCATGATTAGCAAATATTGGGGTAAAAACTTCAGTATTAACCAATTAAGGGGAGTGGCTAATGTAGATCGTTCAGGAGCTTCCATTAAAGGTTTAATTACTGCCGCCGAATCTGTCGGCTTTATGGTTAGACCGCGTAAAGCAGATTTATTAGCGCTCCAAAGTCAAGAATTGCCAGCGATCGCCCATTGGGCAGGAAATCACTATGTGGTGGTTTATCAAGTTACTAAACGGCAAGTAATTATTTCTGATCCCGCGATCGGTAGACGTATTCTCAGTCGCCAAGAGTTTGTCGCTGGTTGGACTGGTTATACTTTGCTACTGACACCAACAGCCAAGTTTGAACAAGCACCAGAAACAAAGGCAAGTCTCTGGAAATATGGCAAAATACTCCAGCCCTATCAACTAGTTATACTCGAAATTTTTGCTGCCTCCTTCATCATTCAAATTGTTGGATTATTTTCGCCTATATTCACCCAAATTTTGTTAGATCGGGTAGTGGTACAACGTAGTGTCCCCACCTTGATTGCGGTAGGAACGGGTTTGCTCATTTTTAGAATTTTTCAGGTAGTAATTTCGACCCTACGACGTTATTTGCTCTATCACACTGCTAATAGGTTAGATTTATCGCTGATTGTCGGATTTATCAGCCATACCTTTAATCTGCCCTTAAACTACTTTGAAACTCGTTATGTCGGCGATATTACTTCCAGAATCAACGAAAATCGTAAAATTCGCAGTTTTCTAACGGGAGATGCCATCACTACAGTCTTGGATGTTTTAAGCCTGTTTGTCTATCTTGCTTTAATGTTTTGGTATAGCTGGAAATTATCTCTATTGACTTTAGTTATCGTACCTATATTTGCCGTGGTAACGGTTTTTGCCACGCCGTTTCTGGTTAGAGTATCTCGTGAAAGTTTTAATGCCAGTACTAAAGAAAAAAGCTACCTCATTGAAGGTTTGACGGGGATTAGTACGATCAAGTCTATGGGAGTAGAACAGACAGTTAGGTGGCGTTGGGAAGATTTGATCAATGAGTCAATTCGGATTACTTTTTCGGGACAGATGATTCAAGAACGGGTGGAATTATGTACTTCTTTAATTGAAACCACTATTTCTAGCGTGTTATTAATTTTTGGAGTTTGGCAAGTAATTCAAAATCAACTGACTATTGGGCAATTAATTGCTTTTAACATGCTGGTGGCGAATGTAATTAGCCCGCTCAAAAGGATGATTACCCTGTGGAATAATTTTCAAGAAATTAGAATTGCGATTGAACGTACTGATGATGTCATTAACACCGCAGCTGAGACAGGATTATCAGGAGAAAATTTAGTTCCTCTGCCACCAATCAAGGGGGAAATTCGGTTTGAAAATGTCACTTTTCGCTACGACTTAGAAAGCCAGACCAATACGATTGAAAACCTCAGTTTTGAGATTCAGTCAGGACAAACCATTGCCCTGGTAGGACGCAGTGGTTCGGGCAAAACCACTATTTCTAAACTGTTACTGGGACTTTATGCTCCTGTTCAGGGAAAAATTACCATTGACGGCTATGACATTAATAAAATCTCGCTCAAATCCCTCAGACAGCAAACAGGAGTGGTGAATCAAGATACATTCTTGTTCGGGGGAACGATTTTAGAAAATCTCACCATTGGTCATCCTAATGCTAGCCAAGGGGCGATCGAAGAAGCTGCTCGTCTGGCTGGAGCTGCGGACTTTATTGACGAGCTACCCCTCAAATATGGTTCGCAAGTGGGAGAAGGTGGCGGATTACTTTCTGGGGGACAACGGCAACGTTTGGCGATCGCCCGCGCTTTATTAGGCAAGCCTCGTTTACTAGTTCTCGATGAAGCTACTAGCAATTTGGATGCAGAATCAGAACGAATTATTCAAAATAACTTAAATACTATTTTAAAAAATCAAACTACTTTAGTGATTGCTCATCGTCTTTCTACCGTACGCAAGGCAGATTTAATTTTAGTCATGGATCGCGGAGTATTGGTCGAAAGCGGGACTCATGATGAATTAATGGCTCAACGGGGTCAGTATTTCCATCTTAATCAACAACAGTTAGCGATCGCTAATTAAAATTCCCATAATTATTTGAATAAATTGTTAAATTCGCCATGAAACAAATTGAAAACTACACTGCAATTGTTGAGTCTAATCAGCCTAAAGAAATTAAAATTTTGCTGGTAGACGATCAGAGTTTTGCACGGCGTTTCGTGAGTAAATTAATTGAAACTGCCAATCATCTGAAAATTATCGGCACGGCAGATAATGGTCAAGAGGCGATCGCTTTAGTCGAATCACTACAGCCAGATGTGGTTCTAATCGATTTAGAAATGCCCGAAATGGATGGAGTTACCGCCACCGAAATTATTGTTAAGCGTTTTCCTGGCTGTAAAGTTTTGGTGCTGAGTTCCCACGAAGATGGAGAATATCTCCAAAATGCCCTGTGTGCTGGGGCAACAGGCTACTTACTCAAGGGCAGTTCGGCACAGGAGTTAACTAACGCTATTACCTCCGTTCGCCAAGGTTATACGCAATTGAGTCCAGGTTTATTGGCAAAAGTTCTTACTCCCAAAGTTGAGATAGTTGTCGATCAAGAGCAATTGCCACCAGCAGTAACCAGCGAGAGTAACTGGGCAGAATCTACTCGCGAAGGAGTCGAAACCCTACCGCGAGTTTCTTTGCGAGCTTTGCTTTATTTGTTGATTGGCTTAACAGTTGTGATGATACCCTGGATAACTTTTGCCAAAGTGGATGAAATTGGTGCGGCCAAGGGCAAATTAGAGCCTCAAGGAAAAATTGTGAGGCTAGATGCTCCCGTGAGTGGTGCGGTGATGTCCATTGCAGTTCGAGAAGGAGACAAAGTTACCCCAGGACAACAGCTCGTTAAATTAGAGTCGGAACTGGTTAACGCTGAACTAAGTCAGCAACTACAAAAATTACAGGGACAACAAAATCAACTAAATCAATTACAATTACTCAAAAATCAACAGTCAATCTCGCTGCAAACCCAAAAACAGCAAAATCAGGCACAGCAGTTTGAAAAAGAAGCTTTAATCGCTCAAGCCAGAGAAAATCTGTCTTCTCTCAAAGCCAACTATGGCAATCAACTAGCGGAAAAACAAGCCCAGATAGAACAAGCTCAAGGTGCAATTAAAGCTAGCCAGTCTGCTCATAAAGTGGCAAAAATTAAATGGCGCAAAGCGATCGAAAAAGTACCCCGTTATCGAGATGCTTTTGAGCAGGGAGCGTTATCTCAAGATTTATTAGCAGAAGCAGAACAAACCGCCCAAGAAAGTAGTGAAAATCTCAATCAAACTCAAGCTGAAATTGCTCAGGCTCAATCGCGCTATCAAGAGCAGAATCAGGGTTATAGCAAATTACGTCAGCAAACAGCAGGAGAAATTGACCAAGCTGCTTTACGTTATCAAGAACAGCAACGAGGTTTGCAATCTTTGGTCGAGGCTAATAATCTAGCGGGATTAAAAATTATCGAAGAATTAAAAAATACTGAATCTCAAGTTATTACCCTCAAAGGAGAAATTGCTCAAACCGAAAGTTTGATTAAAGGTTTAAATTATCAATTGCAGCAACGGACGATTTATGCTCCTGTCGAAGGTACAGTTTTTGAATTACCGATCGCTAAACCAGGTGCGGTGGTGCAGCCAGGACAAACAATCGCCCAAATTGCTCCTAAAAATGTGCCATTAGTTTTACGTGCCAGAATGAGTAGTAACGAGAGCGGGTTTCTCAAAGTGGGCTTACCTGTAAAACTTAAGTTTGATGCCTATCCATTTCAAGACTATGGTATTGTGCCTGGTCGTTTAACTTGGATTTCTCCTGATTCGAGAGTTAAGCCGAGTTCTAGTTCATCTTCATCGACAGATAATACGTCTGAATCTAATCAGCCTGGAGAATTTTACGAACTAGAGATTGAATTAACCCAAAATTATATTCAGCATGGCGATCGCCGAGTTCTGTTGACTCCAGGACAGACTGCTGCTGCTGAAATTGTCATTCGTCAACGTCGTTTAGCGGATATTTTTCTCGCTCCATTTAAAAGTTTAAAAAAGGGTGGTATTCAGCTTTAATAGACCAAGAGTCTTTAAATTGAACTGAGAATGCCAGAACAGATCCCGATTAGCCCAGAGGAAATTATTCAACAAATAAAGTTTTCTCGTCTAATGCCTAAAATTTCCCAAGAAATTGCGAGGCGGAAAATTATTAGCGAAACTGCTAAAGCCCAAAATATTATCCTCAGTGAATTAGAAATACAGCAAGCAGCAGACAGTTTTCGCCTGAAAAATAACCTTTCTAGTTCTCAGGCGACTTTAGATTGGCTAGAAAAATATGGTTTATCGATTGAGGAATTTGAACAACTTATCTATGACAATTCCCTCTCGTTAAAATTAGCTCAACATTTATATAGCGATCGCGTTGAATCATATTTTTATGAACATCAGCTAGATTATACCAAAGCGACAATTCATGAAGTAATTCTCCCCAACTTCGACTTGGGAATGGAACTTTTCTATGGAATTCAAGAACAAGAATTTAGTTTCTGGGATGTCGCCCATCAATATATTCAAGAACCAGAATTACGTTATCGTGGGGGCTATCGAGGCTGTTTAAAAAGAAATGAATTCAAGCCAGCAGTTTCTATGGCAGTATTCGCTGCTCATCCCCCACAAGTTCTTAAGCCAATTGTCATTGATAAGCAAACATATCTAATTTTTGTTTCGGAAATTATTCAACCAAAACTAGATAGCGAAATGCGTTATCTAATTATTACTGATTTGTTTAACCAATGGCTCCAAGAACAAATAAAACAAATACTCTAGGAAAATAATGGCCACAATGCAGCTAAGATATACTCTTAAGCTGACTGGTTACTACCTTCAGTTTTAAAGGGCGATCGCCTCGCATAACATTAAACTGAAGACTTTTATTTAAGCCGCTTTCGTCAACTATTGACTGTAGCTGTTCTGCATCATTAATTACCTGTCCATCAATAGCGGTAATTACATCTCCCAAGCGCAAGCCCGCTGCTTCGGCAGGAGTATTGGGTAAAACCCGCAAGATTAAAACACCTTCGACTTCAGGCAGAGCAAAGGGAGAGTTGGGGTTACTATTATTTTGTCGGGCTAATTCTGGAGTAAGAGTGCGCATCTGCACCCCCACATAAGGATGAGGAACTTGTCTGCCCGCAGCCAGGGTAGCAGCAATGGTTTTTGCTTGATCGATGGGAATTGCAAAACCAATGCCGTTGGCATCGGGGCGGATTGCGGTATTGATGCCGATTACTTCCCCTCGTCCATTTAATAATGGGCCGCCAGAGTTTCCTGGATTGATGGCGGCATCAGTTTGGAGGAAGTCAATTCGTTTATCGGGGATACCTACTTGGGCTGAAGAACGAGCTAAAGTACTAATAATTCCTAAAGTTACGGTGTTATTTAAACCGACGGGATTGCCTACAGCGATCGCCCAATCTCCAACTTGAACCTGAGCGGAATTGCCTAAAGGGGCAATGGGTAAATCTCCCGCAGGATTTTCAATCTTAACTACGGCTAAATCGGTAACTTCATCAGTACCTTTAACTACTGCGACAAATTCTCGCCCGTCTTTAAGGGTAACCGTCACTCGATCTGCCCCACTAACGACATGAGCATTAGTTAAAATGATGCCGTCTTTTTGGGTGATAAAACCTGAACCCTGTCCTCGAACCTGTCTTTCTCTTGGTAGTTGTGCGCCAAAGCGATCGCCAAAAAATTCACGGAAAAAAGGGTCTTCAAATAAAGGCTCAGCTTGACTGGCGATCGTTCTTTCGGTATCAATGCGCACTACCGCAGG is drawn from Pleurocapsa minor HA4230-MV1 and contains these coding sequences:
- a CDS encoding aminoglycoside phosphotransferase family protein, producing the protein MGFILSANNVVDFLKQKNVCPPDFQPTVPIICKESKNFNLVVRTAQDDSPDSSDCTNCDRASFLVKQNRVDREGKTSGHLITEWLVQELINKFSNLATIQPLISEVVLFDRDNSILVSVFYDDYIALDSYYRTCQSYHPQIAQTIGINLAQVHRATYQQPQIRKFLSQYFKLDRPIRPPGFIRELNTVTPDLFSKVCPDGLEFYKLYQKFPSLQQAIVELYDNIQSACVTHNDLTLDNFIIKANLNLDRELVQIKPEQVKIIDWELIYWADPAVDLGMLVSQYLGEWLNTLVADSNLDLHTTLSLATCPLEKIIPSLRALLQGYLATFPKIIEYRPDYIRRIVQFAGIGLINRLSYYVEYHHPFDNEALCKLQVAKNLLCSPKEAINTIFGATEAELIDSSTAKASRNLQAMV
- a CDS encoding winged helix-turn-helix domain-containing protein is translated as MTVNDQAQDLTSILTEILAEKSTKNLDHRHRRRLEIILRSHLGQSQVEICSALGCSKDMARYWMAIAKKPQSDSWQDTCVGRPKRVNDEYLQRLQELVTSSPKDHGYAFKRWTAKCLSQHLSTELGIEISDRHVNRLLKQMGLSTKNSQHPASSDESSSSNSKPGRITIQDLNPAAYSQLNDSLWWFQNQI
- a CDS encoding peptidase domain-containing ABC transporter, yielding MVVSKPDLDPKFIQQSLNHLLSESQLQQFLSQLEIIEPNPGELFWHFDRIEAGIYLILTGKARLIDHEDNLIASISQGWLGQIDLFVESGWQPYSLRASLGLTLAYLDTKSAKFWLETHPQLQEHIYRQGEKWDLLMLCHQVSGSKSVEDLLPILPLLATEQLEPGILSPHLAEKKHLWLLRQGEMVHGSGLKLAPGQLYDREFLPTEGEWLITKPTQLYLLEDNLPETIKAKSSIKTQNTGSALKIAPLQTVIPEAQAAPETQSLPYFPSPTVKIAHWWQQSSRRYPFLKQHSNSDCGVTCLVMISKYWGKNFSINQLRGVANVDRSGASIKGLITAAESVGFMVRPRKADLLALQSQELPAIAHWAGNHYVVVYQVTKRQVIISDPAIGRRILSRQEFVAGWTGYTLLLTPTAKFEQAPETKASLWKYGKILQPYQLVILEIFAASFIIQIVGLFSPIFTQILLDRVVVQRSVPTLIAVGTGLLIFRIFQVVISTLRRYLLYHTANRLDLSLIVGFISHTFNLPLNYFETRYVGDITSRINENRKIRSFLTGDAITTVLDVLSLFVYLALMFWYSWKLSLLTLVIVPIFAVVTVFATPFLVRVSRESFNASTKEKSYLIEGLTGISTIKSMGVEQTVRWRWEDLINESIRITFSGQMIQERVELCTSLIETTISSVLLIFGVWQVIQNQLTIGQLIAFNMLVANVISPLKRMITLWNNFQEIRIAIERTDDVINTAAETGLSGENLVPLPPIKGEIRFENVTFRYDLESQTNTIENLSFEIQSGQTIALVGRSGSGKTTISKLLLGLYAPVQGKITIDGYDINKISLKSLRQQTGVVNQDTFLFGGTILENLTIGHPNASQGAIEEAARLAGAADFIDELPLKYGSQVGEGGGLLSGGQRQRLAIARALLGKPRLLVLDEATSNLDAESERIIQNNLNTILKNQTTLVIAHRLSTVRKADLILVMDRGVLVESGTHDELMAQRGQYFHLNQQQLAIAN
- a CDS encoding response regulator, with product MKQIENYTAIVESNQPKEIKILLVDDQSFARRFVSKLIETANHLKIIGTADNGQEAIALVESLQPDVVLIDLEMPEMDGVTATEIIVKRFPGCKVLVLSSHEDGEYLQNALCAGATGYLLKGSSAQELTNAITSVRQGYTQLSPGLLAKVLTPKVEIVVDQEQLPPAVTSESNWAESTREGVETLPRVSLRALLYLLIGLTVVMIPWITFAKVDEIGAAKGKLEPQGKIVRLDAPVSGAVMSIAVREGDKVTPGQQLVKLESELVNAELSQQLQKLQGQQNQLNQLQLLKNQQSISLQTQKQQNQAQQFEKEALIAQARENLSSLKANYGNQLAEKQAQIEQAQGAIKASQSAHKVAKIKWRKAIEKVPRYRDAFEQGALSQDLLAEAEQTAQESSENLNQTQAEIAQAQSRYQEQNQGYSKLRQQTAGEIDQAALRYQEQQRGLQSLVEANNLAGLKIIEELKNTESQVITLKGEIAQTESLIKGLNYQLQQRTIYAPVEGTVFELPIAKPGAVVQPGQTIAQIAPKNVPLVLRARMSSNESGFLKVGLPVKLKFDAYPFQDYGIVPGRLTWISPDSRVKPSSSSSSSTDNTSESNQPGEFYELEIELTQNYIQHGDRRVLLTPGQTAAAEIVIRQRRLADIFLAPFKSLKKGGIQL
- a CDS encoding peptidylprolyl isomerase; the encoded protein is MPEQIPISPEEIIQQIKFSRLMPKISQEIARRKIISETAKAQNIILSELEIQQAADSFRLKNNLSSSQATLDWLEKYGLSIEEFEQLIYDNSLSLKLAQHLYSDRVESYFYEHQLDYTKATIHEVILPNFDLGMELFYGIQEQEFSFWDVAHQYIQEPELRYRGGYRGCLKRNEFKPAVSMAVFAAHPPQVLKPIVIDKQTYLIFVSEIIQPKLDSEMRYLIITDLFNQWLQEQIKQIL
- a CDS encoding trypsin-like peptidase domain-containing protein, with the protein product MKNKRFLAKVASHATALFLGVILTFSTVRVMSSKAYTLALDSTSNNQPIAPQVESVQAQAPTAISSSSFVAAAVANTGPAVVRIDTERTIASQAEPLFEDPFFREFFGDRFGAQLPRERQVRGQGSGFITQKDGIILTNAHVVSGADRVTVTLKDGREFVAVVKGTDEVTDLAVVKIENPAGDLPIAPLGNSAQVQVGDWAIAVGNPVGLNNTVTLGIISTLARSSAQVGIPDKRIDFLQTDAAINPGNSGGPLLNGRGEVIGINTAIRPDANGIGFAIPIDQAKTIAATLAAGRQVPHPYVGVQMRTLTPELARQNNSNPNSPFALPEVEGVLILRVLPNTPAEAAGLRLGDVITAIDGQVINDAEQLQSIVDESGLNKSLQFNVMRGDRPLKLKVVTSQLKSIS